The genomic interval TGTCCACCGGTGAGCTGCTGCGCGTCCGCGCCGCGATGAAGCCCATCGCCACCGTGCCGCGCGCCCTGAAGACGGTGGACGTGACCACGGGCGAGGCCGCGCAGGCCCACCACCAGCGCTCCGACGTCTCGGCCGTGCCGGCCGCCGGCATCGTCGCCGAGGCGATGGTCGCGCTGGTGCTGGCGGACGCGGTGGCGGAGAAGTTCGGCGGCGACAGCGTCACCGAGACCCGCCGCAACGTCACCTCGTACCTCGACAACCTGGCGATCCGATGAGCCCGCGACTCGTCCTGACCGGCCCGATGGGCGTGGGCAAGTCCACCGTGGGCCGGCTGCTGGCCGAGCGGCTCGGCGTCGCCTACCGGGACACCGACGACGACATCGTCGCCGCCGAGGGCCGCACCATCGCCGACATCTTCGTCGAGGACGGCGAGCCCGCCTTTCGCGCCCTGGAGAAGGAGGCCGTGCGGCAGGCCCTCGCCTCCCACGACGGCGTCCTCGCCCTGGGCGGCGGCGCGATCCTCGACCCGGACACCCGCGCGCTGCTCGCCGCGGAGCGGGTCGTCTACCTGTCGATGGACGTCGAGGAGGCCGTCCGGCGCACCGGCCTGGGCGCCGCCCGCCCGCTCCTCGCGGTCAACCCGCGCAAGCAGTGGCGCGAGCTGATGGAGGCCCGCCGCCACCTGTACGAGGAGACCGCCACGGCCGTCGTGCCGACCGACGGCCGCACGCCCGAAGAGGTCGCCGACGCGGTCCTGGACGCACTGGAGCTGAAGGAAGCATGAGCAACGAGGCAGTGACCCGCATCCACGTCGCGGGCACGGCGGGCACCGATCCCTACGACGTCCTGGTCGGCCGGCAGCTGCTCGGCGAACTGGCCGGGCTGATCGGCGACAAGGCGCAGCGGGTCGCGATCGTCCACCCCGAGGCCCTCGCCGAGACCGGTGACGCGCTGCGCGCCGACCTCGCCGGGCAGGGCTACGAGGCCGTCGCCATCCAGGTGCCGAACGCGGAGGAGGCCAAGACCGCCGAGGTCGCCGCCTACTGCTGGAAGGCGCTCGGCCAGTCCGGCTTCACCCGCACCGACGTCATCGTGGGCGTCGGCGGCGGCGCCACCACCGACCTGGCCGGATTCGTCGCCGCGACCTGGCTGCGCGGCGTGCGCTGGATCGCCGTCCCCACCACCGTGCTGGCCATGGTCGACGCGGCCGTGGGCGGCAAGACCGGCATCAACACCGCCGAGGGCAAGAACCTCGTCGGCGCCTTCCACCCGCCCGCCGGCGTCCTCTGCGACCTCGCCGCCCTCGACTCCCTCCCGGTCCACGACTACGTCTCCGGGCTCGCCGAGGTCATCAAGGCCGGTTTCATCGCCGACCCGGTGATCCTCGACCTGATCGAGTCCGACCCCGAGGCCGCGCGCACCCCGGCAGGACCGCACACCGCCGAGCTGATCGAACGCTCGATCCGGGTGAAGGCCGACGTGGTCTCCAACGACCTCAAGGAGTCCGGCCTCCGCGAGATCCTCAACTACGGCCACACCCTCGGCCACGCCATCGAGAAGAACGAGCGCTACAAGTGGCGCCACGGCGCCGCCGTCGCCGTCGGCATGCACTTCGCCGCCGAACTGGGCCGTCTCGCCGGCCGCCTCGACGACGCCACCGCCGACCGCCACCGCACGGTCCTCGAGGCAGTCGGGCTCCCGCTGCACTACCGCTACGACCAGTGGCCCAAGCTGCTGGAGAACATGAAGGTCGACAAGAAGTCCCGCGGCAACCTGCTGCGCTTCGTCGTCCTCGACGGGCTCGCCAAGCCCACCCTGCTGGAGGGCCCCGACCCGGCCGTCCTGCTCGCCGCCTACGGCGAGGTGGGCGAGTAGCCGCCTGACGGGCACTCATCACCGCCCCCGGCCGTTCACACAACGACGGCAGGGGGCGGTACCGTTCGGTGACGCGGGGACGGCCCCCGTTGTCAGTGACCCATTGCCTGTACGAGACGGAGTGGCACCGGATGCAGCACGCAGTGGGTTCTCCGCTGCCGCCGCCCCACCAGCCGGGGCACGGACCGGCCGCCGGCTGGTCACCGGCCGCGCACCACCCAGGTCAGCACCAGCAGGGCCCCGCGGCCCCGCCGCCCGCCCAGCCCCCCGGCTACCCGGCGCCCCCGCCCCCGGCGGGCCCGCAGCACGCCTCGATGCCTCCGCCGCCGGACACCACCGGCCATGTCTCGCTGCCGCCCGGCGGGCCGGTCGCCATGCCGAGCCCGCCGCAGGCCCCCGTGGGCCCCGGCCCGACCGCGGCGACCCTCGCCGTCCTGCTCATCGGCCCCGCGGGCGCCGGCAAGACGAGCGTGGCCAAGTACTGGGCGGACCACCGCCGGGTGCCCACCGCGCACATCAGCCTCGACGACGTCCGCGAGTGGGTCCGCTCCGGCTTCGCCGACCCGCAGACCGGCTGGAACGACAACTCGGAGGCCCAGTACCGGCTGGCCCGCCGCACCTGCGGCTTCGCCGCCCGTAACTTCCTGGCCAACGGCATCTCGTGCATCCTCGACGACGCGGTCTTCCCCGACCGTCCGGTCGTCGGCCTCGGCGGCTGGAAGCGGCACGTCGGCCCCGGCCTGCTGCCCGTCGTCCTCCTGCCCGGCCTGGACGTCGTCCTGGAGCGCAACGCGGAGCGCACCGGCAACCGCCGTCTCAGTGACGAGGAGGTGGCCCGCATCCACGGCCGCATGGCCGGCTGGTACGGCTCGGGCCTGCCGATCATCGACAACTCCCAACTGGACATACCGGAGACGGCCCGCATCCTCGACGACGTCCTCACCCGGGCGATAGCCAGCCCGCCGAAGTGGTGAGCCCCTCTCCCTGAGGGCACGAGCCCCGATGGGGGAGCGGCCGGGTCCCCGGTCGGCCCCGCTCGACCGGCGACATCCCGCCGCCGCTCCTAGGCTCGAACCATGTCTGAGGTCTACGCGGTCCGCCGGACGCGCCTCCGGGAACACTGCAACGCGAGCGGCAGCACGGCCGCGCTGGTGTCCCGGCCCGCCAACGTCCGTTACCTGTCCGGCGCCGCCCCCGGGAACGCCGTGCTGCTGCTCGGCAGGACCGAGGACGTGCTGGTGTGCGCGGAGCCCCCGGACGACCGCGTCCCGCACCACCGTCCCGACGAGGCCCTGCGCCTGCACGTCATGTCCGGCGTCGGCGGCGACCCCGCCGTGGAGGCCGCCGCCCTCGCCGTCGCCCAGGGCGTCGACGCCCTCGCCGTGGAGGAGCACCACCTCACCGTCACCCGGCACCGCGCGATCCGCGAGGCCGCCCCCCGGCTGCGCCTCACCGGTGTCGGCGGCGCCGTCGAACAGCTCCGCGTGGTCAAGGACGAGGAGGAGATCTCCTGTCTCCGCATCGGCGCGGAGATCGCCGACCAGGCCCTGGGCGAGCTCCTGGAGTCCATCCTGGTCGGCCGCACCGAACGCCACCTCGCCCTGGAACTGGAGCGCCGCCTGGTCGACCACGGCGCCGACGGCCCGGCCTTCCCCACCTCCGTCGCCACCGGCCCCCACGCCGGCCGCCCCGGCCACCGCCCCACCGACCGGCGGGTGGAGGAGGGCGACTTCCTCTCCGTCTGCCTCGGCGCCACCTACCGCGGCTACCGCTGCGAGATCGGCCGCACCTTCGTCATCGGCACGGCCCCCGCCGACTGGCAGATCGAGCTGTACGACCTGGTGTTCTCCGCCCAGCGCGCGGGACGCGAGTCCCTGGCGCCCGGCGCCGCATGCCGTGACGTGGACCGTGCGGCGCGCCAGGTGCTGGACTCCGCCGGGTACGGCGAGGCGCTTCCGGCCCTCACCGGTCACGGAGTCGGACTGGAAATCGACGAGGACCCTCAATTGACCCCGGCGGCCATGGGTAAACTGGACGCTTGCGTGCCGGTGACCGTCGAGCCGGGGGTCCATCTCCCCGGCCGGGGCGGGGTCCGGATCGATGACACGCTCGTCGTGCGCCCCGAGGCGGACGGCGGACCCGAGCTACTCACCATCACGACCAAGGAGCTGCTGGCGCTCTAGCCTCGCGCAGTGCGCCTGCCTTCGCCCCGGCCGTCGTCCACGTCAGTCCAGTCCAGGAGATTCCGCAACCGTGGCTTCCACGAACGACCTCAAGAACGGCATGGTGCTCAAGCTCGAAGGCGGCCAGCTCTGGTCCGTCGTCGAGTTCCAGCACGTCAAGCCCGGCAAGGGCCCGGCCTTCGTGCGCACCAAGCTGAAGAACGTGCTGTCCGGCAAGACCGTCGACAAGACCTTCAACGCCGGCGTCAAGGTCGAAACGGCCACCGTCGACAAGCGCGACATGCAGTTCTCCTACATGGACGGCGACTACTTCGTCTTCATGGACATGGAGACCTACGACCAGCTGCACATCGACCGCAAGGTCGTCGGCGACGCCGCCCACTTCCTCGTCGAGGGCTTCGAGGCCACCGTCGCCCAGCACGAGGGCGAGGTGCTCTTCGTCGAGCTCCCGGCCGCCGTCGAGCTGACCGTCGCCGAGACCGAGCCCGGCGTCCAGGGCGACCGCTCCACCGGCGGCACCAAGCCCGCCACGCTGGAGACCGGCCACCAGATCCAGGTCCCGCTCTTCATCACCACCGGTGAGAAGATCAAGGTCGACACCCGCACGAGCGACTACCTCGGCCGGGTGAACAGCTAACCGTGGCTGCCCGCAACACGGCCCGCAAGCGCGCCTTCCAGATCATCTTCGAGGGTGACCAGCGCGGCACCGAGGTCCTGACGGTCCTCGCCGACTGGATCCGGCACTCCCGGACCGACCCCCGGCAGCCGCCGGTGAGCGAGTACACGATGCAGCTCGTCGAGGGCTACGCGGAGCACGCGAAGCGGATCGACGAGCTGATCTCCCAGTACTCGGTCGGCTGGACGCTCGACCGGATGCCGGTCGTGGACCGCAGCATCCTGCGGCTCGGCGCGTACGAGCTGATCTGGGTCGACGAGACCCCGGACGCGGTCGTGCTGGACGAGATGGTGCAGCTGGCGAAGGAGTTCTCCACGGACGAGTCCCCCTCGTTCGTCAACGGCCTCCTCGGCCGTCTCAAGGAACTCAAGCCGTCCCTGCGCCGCGGCGAGTAGAGCGCCCCGCCAGGGGCGCGCGGAACCGCGCGCCCGACCCGCCACGGCCCGCGGCCGGTGAACGACCGCAGCCGGCGGACGAAAAACCGCCGGGGTGCCGGAACCACAAGGTTCCGGCACCCCGGCGGCACGTTTCTGCGCCCCCGCGGAGCGGCTACGCGTCCTCGTGGGACGCCACCGCACGGCGCGCGTCCGCGTCCAGCACACCCCAGCTGATGAGCTGCTCGGTGAGGACCGAGGGCGACTGGTCGTAGATCACGGCGAGCGTGCGCAGGTCGTCCTGGCGGATCGACAGCACCTTGCCGTTGTAGTCACCGCGCTGCGACTGGATCGTCGCCGCGTAGCGCTGCAGCGGGCCCGCCTTCTCGGCCGGCACCGTGGCCAGCCGCTCCAGGTCCAGGACCAGCTTCGGCGGGGGCTCGGCGGCGCCGCCCGGGGTCGTGCCCGGCAGCAGCTCCTGCACCGGGACGCCGTAGAAGTCCGCCAGCTCCGCGAGGCGCTGCACGGTCACGGCGCGGTCGCCGCGCTCGTACGAACCGACCACGACCGCCTTCCAGCGGCCCTGGGACTTCTCCTCGACACCGTGGAGGGAAAGGCCCTGCTGGGTGCGGATGGCCCGGAGCTTGGCCCCGAGCTGTTTGGCGTATTCGCTGGACATATAGCTCCCCGGCACTGTGTCGACGCGGATGGCTGGATTCCATGCCGCGCGGCTGGTAACTCACTGTGAGGTTACGCAGCGTTACTCTCGCGCGTCAAGCCGAATGGTCCACACCGACTCTTCCGTGGTAGCGAAGATCGGCTGCTCCATCCGGGTGATCAGGGGTGTCGCTACGGCCCGTGGACGACCTGCTAGCCTGTGGAGCGCAACCCGACGTCCTTTAAGGTCCGTCCCGTGAGGCGGAGAAGGAGGTCCGTTTCGTATGGACACGCAGGATCCGCAACCGCCGCCCACGTCGCGGCCGGACGCACGGCCCGTTCTCGAGGCCCCCGACATCGCGCGGGTCATGACCCGTATCGCCCACGAGATCGTCGAACGCGCCAAGGGCGCCGACGACGTGGTGCTCCTCGGCATCCCGACCCGAGGCGTCTTCCTCGCCCGGCGGCTCGCCGACAAGCTCGAGCAGATCACCGAGCGCAAGGTTCCGGTCGGCTCGCTCGACATCACCATGTACCGCGACGACCTGCGCATGCAGCCGCCGCGGGCGCTGGCCCGCACCGAGATCCCCGGTGACGGCCTCGACGGCAAGCTCGTCGTCCTCGTCGACGACGTGCTCTTCTCCGGCCGCACCATCCGCGCCGCCCTCGACGCGCTGAACGACATCGGCCGCCCCCGCGCGGTGCAGCTGGCCGTCCTCGTCGACCGCGGCCACCGCGAACTGCCCATCCGCGCCGACTACGTCGGCAAGAACCTCCCCACGTCGCTGCGGGAGACGGTCAAGGTCCTGCTCGTCGAGGAGGACGGCCGCGACACCGTGCTGCTCGGCGCCAAGCAGACCCCCCAGTAGCACCGCGAAGCGCACCCGGACGCCTGTGCGCCGGCGCGGCACGCCCACGCGCGTACCCGTCTGCCCGATTTCGCCTCATTGAACTGCCTTTACGGAGCCTGACAGATGCAGCGTCATCTCATCTCGGCCGCCGACCTCACCCGCGACGACGCCGTCCTCATCCTCGACACCGCCGAGGAGATGGCCCGGGTGGCCGACCGGCCGATCAAGAAACTCCCCACCCTGCGCGGCCGTACCGTCGTCAACCTCTTCTTCGAGGACTCCACCCGCACCCGGATCTCCTTCGAGGCCGCCGAGAAGCGGCTGTCCGCGGACGTCATCAACTTCTCCGCCAAGGGCTCCAGCGTCTCCAAGGGCGAGTCCCTGAAGGACACCGCCCAGACCCTGGAGGCCATGGGCGTCGACGCGGTCGTCATCCGGCACGGCGCCTCCGGGGCCCCCTACCGGCTCGCCACCTCCGGCTGGATCGACGCCCACGTCATCAACGCGGGCGACGGCACCCACCAGCACCCCACCCAGGCGCTGCTCGACGCCTTCACCATGCGCCGCCGGCTCGTCGGCCGGGACGCCGGGCTCGGCCAGGACCTGAACGGCCGCCGCGTCACCCTCGTCGGCGACGTCCTGCACAGCCGGGTCGCCCGCTCCAACGTCGACCTGCTGCACACCCTCGGCGCCGAGGTCACCCTCGTCGCCCCGCCCACCCTGCTCCCGGTCGGCGTCGAGACCTGGCCCTGCGAGGTGTCGTACGACCTGGACTCCACGCTGCCCAAGTCCGACGCGGTGATGATGCTGCGCGTCCAGCGCGAGCGGATGAACGCCGCGTTCTTCCCCACCGAGCGCGAGTACTCGCGCCGCTACGGCCTCGACGGCGACCGCATGGCGCGGATGCCGGAGCACGCCATCGTGATGCACCCCGGCCCGATGGTCCGCGGCATGGAGATCACCGCCGAGGTCGCCGACTCCGGCCGCTGCACCGTCATCGAACAGGTCGCCAACGGCGTCTCCATCCGCATGGCCGTCCTGTACCTGCTGCTCGGCGGAGCCGAGTTCCAGACCGCCGGCACGCCCGCCCCCGCCCGTACCGCCGAGGAGAAGTGAGACCGATGAGCAAGACCCTGATCCGTGGTGCGAAGGTGCTCGGCGGCGAACCGCAGGACGTCCTGATCGACGGTGAAACGATCACTCAGGTCGGCGCCGGGCTGTCCGCCGAGGGCGCCGAGGTCGTCGAGGCCGGCGGCAAGGTGCTGCTGCCGGGCCTGGTCGACCTGCACACCCACCTGCGCGAGCCCGGCCGCGAGGACTCCGAGACCGTGCTGACCGGCACCCGCGCCGCCGCGAGCGGCGGTTACACGGCCGTGTTCGCCATGGCCAACACCTTCCCGGTCGCCGACACCGCCGGCGTGGTCGAGCAGGTCTGGCGGCTCGGCAAGGAGCACGGCTACTGCGACGTACGCCCGGTCGGCGCCGTCACCGTCGGCCTGGAGGGGCGGAAGCTCGCCGAGCTGGGCGCCATGCACGAGTCCGCGGCCGGCGTCACCGTCTTCTCCGACGACGGCAAGTGCGTCCACGACGCCGTGATCATGCGCCGCGCCCTGGAGTACGTGAAGGCCTTCGACGGCGTCGTCGCCCAGCACGCCCAGGAGCCCCGGCTCACCGAGGGCGCCCAGATGAACGAGGGCGTCGTCTCCGCCGAGCTCGGCCTCGGCGGCTGGCCGGCCGTCGCCGAGGAGTCGGTCATCGCCCGGGACGTGCTGCTCGCCGACCACGTCGGCTCCCGCGTCCACATCTGCCACCTGTCGACCGCAGGATCCGTGGAGATCGTCCGCTGGGCCAAGTCCCGCGGCATCCGCGTCACCGCCGAGGTCACCCCGCACCACCTGCTCCTCACCGACGAGCTGGTGCGCTCGTACAACCCGGTCTACAAGGTCAACCCGCCGCTGCGCACCGAGCGCGACGTCCTGGCCCTGCGCGAGGCGCTCGCCGACGGCACCATCGACATCGTCGCCACCGACCACGCCCCGCACCCGCACGAGGACAAGGACTGCGAGTGGGCCGCGGCCGCCATGGGCATGGTCGGCCTGGAGACCGCGCTGTCGGTGGTCCAGGAGACGATGGTCGACACCGGTCTGCTGGACTGGGCCGGCATCGCCGACCGCATGTCCTTCGCCCCGGCGCGCATCGGACGCGCCGAGGGCCACGGCCGCCCCGTCTCGGCAGGTGAGCCCGCCAACCTCACCCTCGTCGACACGGCATACCGTGGACCGGTGGACCCCGCGGGCTTCGCCTCGCGCAGCCGCAACACGCCCTACGAGGGCCGTGAGCTGCCGGGCCGTGTCACGCACACCTGGCTCCGGGGCAAGGCCACGCTCGTCGACGGGAAGCTCACGTGACATCTCTCATCCTGCTGGCCGCCGAGAAGGAATCGGCGGAAGTGACCGACTGGGCCGCCCGGATCGGCTGGGTCGTCGGTCTCGCCCTCTTCGTCGCGCTCGTCTACTGGCTGATGCGCGAGGGCTGGAAGTGGCGCGGCACGCTCCAGAGCGACCTGCCGGAGTTGCACAGCGCGCCGGACGACCCCGGCCCGGCGACCCTGACCATGAGCGGCCGCTACCACGGCTCGACCACCGCCGGCCAGTGGCTGGACCGCATCGTGGCGCGCGGCCTGGGCACCCGCAGCCGTGCCGAGCTCACCCTGAGCGACGCCGGACTGGACGTCGTACGCCCCGGCGCGGACGACTTCTTCGTCCCGGCCGACGCGCTGCGCGAGGCCCGGCTCGACAAGGGCATCGCCGGCAAGGTCCTCACCGAGGGCGGCCTGCTGGTGATCACCTGGCAGCACGGCGACCGGCTCATCGACTCCGGGTTCCGCTCCGACCACGCGGCCGAGCACACCGAGTGGGTCGAAGCCCTCACGAACATGATCAACAAGACGGAAGGCGCACGATGACAACCTCCGCCCAGGGAGCCGCCAAGGTTCCCGCCGTACTCGTCCTGGAGGACGGCCGGATCTTCCGCGGCCGTGCCTACGGGGCGGTGGGGGAGACCTTCGGCGAAGCGGTGTTCTCCACCGGCATGACCGGCTACCAGGAGACCCTCACCGACCCGTCGTACCACCGCCAGGTCGTGGTGATGACCGCC from Streptomyces sp. DH-12 carries:
- a CDS encoding shikimate kinase, which gives rise to MSPRLVLTGPMGVGKSTVGRLLAERLGVAYRDTDDDIVAAEGRTIADIFVEDGEPAFRALEKEAVRQALASHDGVLALGGGAILDPDTRALLAAERVVYLSMDVEEAVRRTGLGAARPLLAVNPRKQWRELMEARRHLYEETATAVVPTDGRTPEEVADAVLDALELKEA
- the aroB gene encoding 3-dehydroquinate synthase, which gives rise to MSNEAVTRIHVAGTAGTDPYDVLVGRQLLGELAGLIGDKAQRVAIVHPEALAETGDALRADLAGQGYEAVAIQVPNAEEAKTAEVAAYCWKALGQSGFTRTDVIVGVGGGATTDLAGFVAATWLRGVRWIAVPTTVLAMVDAAVGGKTGINTAEGKNLVGAFHPPAGVLCDLAALDSLPVHDYVSGLAEVIKAGFIADPVILDLIESDPEAARTPAGPHTAELIERSIRVKADVVSNDLKESGLREILNYGHTLGHAIEKNERYKWRHGAAVAVGMHFAAELGRLAGRLDDATADRHRTVLEAVGLPLHYRYDQWPKLLENMKVDKKSRGNLLRFVVLDGLAKPTLLEGPDPAVLLAAYGEVGE
- a CDS encoding Pro-rich N-terminal domain-containing protein codes for the protein MQHAVGSPLPPPHQPGHGPAAGWSPAAHHPGQHQQGPAAPPPAQPPGYPAPPPPAGPQHASMPPPPDTTGHVSLPPGGPVAMPSPPQAPVGPGPTAATLAVLLIGPAGAGKTSVAKYWADHRRVPTAHISLDDVREWVRSGFADPQTGWNDNSEAQYRLARRTCGFAARNFLANGISCILDDAVFPDRPVVGLGGWKRHVGPGLLPVVLLPGLDVVLERNAERTGNRRLSDEEVARIHGRMAGWYGSGLPIIDNSQLDIPETARILDDVLTRAIASPPKW
- a CDS encoding aminopeptidase P family protein, whose amino-acid sequence is MSEVYAVRRTRLREHCNASGSTAALVSRPANVRYLSGAAPGNAVLLLGRTEDVLVCAEPPDDRVPHHRPDEALRLHVMSGVGGDPAVEAAALAVAQGVDALAVEEHHLTVTRHRAIREAAPRLRLTGVGGAVEQLRVVKDEEEISCLRIGAEIADQALGELLESILVGRTERHLALELERRLVDHGADGPAFPTSVATGPHAGRPGHRPTDRRVEEGDFLSVCLGATYRGYRCEIGRTFVIGTAPADWQIELYDLVFSAQRAGRESLAPGAACRDVDRAARQVLDSAGYGEALPALTGHGVGLEIDEDPQLTPAAMGKLDACVPVTVEPGVHLPGRGGVRIDDTLVVRPEADGGPELLTITTKELLAL
- the efp gene encoding elongation factor P — protein: MASTNDLKNGMVLKLEGGQLWSVVEFQHVKPGKGPAFVRTKLKNVLSGKTVDKTFNAGVKVETATVDKRDMQFSYMDGDYFVFMDMETYDQLHIDRKVVGDAAHFLVEGFEATVAQHEGEVLFVELPAAVELTVAETEPGVQGDRSTGGTKPATLETGHQIQVPLFITTGEKIKVDTRTSDYLGRVNS
- the nusB gene encoding transcription antitermination factor NusB — encoded protein: MAARNTARKRAFQIIFEGDQRGTEVLTVLADWIRHSRTDPRQPPVSEYTMQLVEGYAEHAKRIDELISQYSVGWTLDRMPVVDRSILRLGAYELIWVDETPDAVVLDEMVQLAKEFSTDESPSFVNGLLGRLKELKPSLRRGE
- the bldD gene encoding transcriptional regulator BldD; its protein translation is MSSEYAKQLGAKLRAIRTQQGLSLHGVEEKSQGRWKAVVVGSYERGDRAVTVQRLAELADFYGVPVQELLPGTTPGGAAEPPPKLVLDLERLATVPAEKAGPLQRYAATIQSQRGDYNGKVLSIRQDDLRTLAVIYDQSPSVLTEQLISWGVLDADARRAVASHEDA
- the pyrR gene encoding bifunctional pyr operon transcriptional regulator/uracil phosphoribosyltransferase PyrR, which translates into the protein MDTQDPQPPPTSRPDARPVLEAPDIARVMTRIAHEIVERAKGADDVVLLGIPTRGVFLARRLADKLEQITERKVPVGSLDITMYRDDLRMQPPRALARTEIPGDGLDGKLVVLVDDVLFSGRTIRAALDALNDIGRPRAVQLAVLVDRGHRELPIRADYVGKNLPTSLRETVKVLLVEEDGRDTVLLGAKQTPQ
- a CDS encoding aspartate carbamoyltransferase catalytic subunit codes for the protein MQRHLISAADLTRDDAVLILDTAEEMARVADRPIKKLPTLRGRTVVNLFFEDSTRTRISFEAAEKRLSADVINFSAKGSSVSKGESLKDTAQTLEAMGVDAVVIRHGASGAPYRLATSGWIDAHVINAGDGTHQHPTQALLDAFTMRRRLVGRDAGLGQDLNGRRVTLVGDVLHSRVARSNVDLLHTLGAEVTLVAPPTLLPVGVETWPCEVSYDLDSTLPKSDAVMMLRVQRERMNAAFFPTEREYSRRYGLDGDRMARMPEHAIVMHPGPMVRGMEITAEVADSGRCTVIEQVANGVSIRMAVLYLLLGGAEFQTAGTPAPARTAEEK
- a CDS encoding dihydroorotase, with the translated sequence MSKTLIRGAKVLGGEPQDVLIDGETITQVGAGLSAEGAEVVEAGGKVLLPGLVDLHTHLREPGREDSETVLTGTRAAASGGYTAVFAMANTFPVADTAGVVEQVWRLGKEHGYCDVRPVGAVTVGLEGRKLAELGAMHESAAGVTVFSDDGKCVHDAVIMRRALEYVKAFDGVVAQHAQEPRLTEGAQMNEGVVSAELGLGGWPAVAEESVIARDVLLADHVGSRVHICHLSTAGSVEIVRWAKSRGIRVTAEVTPHHLLLTDELVRSYNPVYKVNPPLRTERDVLALREALADGTIDIVATDHAPHPHEDKDCEWAAAAMGMVGLETALSVVQETMVDTGLLDWAGIADRMSFAPARIGRAEGHGRPVSAGEPANLTLVDTAYRGPVDPAGFASRSRNTPYEGRELPGRVTHTWLRGKATLVDGKLT